A region from the Branchiostoma lanceolatum isolate klBraLanc5 chromosome 2, klBraLanc5.hap2, whole genome shotgun sequence genome encodes:
- the LOC136427634 gene encoding squalene monooxygenase-like isoform X1 → MSLPPGALRLFALFLFMAKHGDDLYQYTGKEFKLAVAAYLVVELLIYYHYHGRKTTTKSKKRVSFALPGLSETGCKVRLTETGISILKRPAVTNGSVTQREVPEEPEVLVVGAGVLGSAMAAALGQDRRRVVVIERDLRQPDRIVGELLQPGGVQALRALGLGGAVEGIDAHHVQGYVVHDLDSGKNVKLHYPKDESCTVMEGRSFHHGRFIMGLRKEAQKQASVSMMEGTVTRLLEEDGRIVGVVYKDKQTDTVKELRAPLTVVADGCFSRFRKTLVKSKVNTTSHFVGTIMINCPQFEKHHAEVILAYPSPILVYQIASNDTRVLVDIQGDMPRDMKHYLSTKILPQLPDHLKEPFTDALQNDRVRSMPNSFLPPAPVQKPGVLLLGDAYNMRHPLTGGGMSVALNDVLIWRGLIQRIPDLGNATAVSQALKDFHWGRKQSHSFVVNVLAMALYQLFAAQDEHLKQMKQACFNYFDLGGTAQSGPIGLLSVLTPRPTLLIGHFFAVAMYAGYFAFKSQPWWAVHRAVYNFAAILYKACGILFPLIWSEFYSVYLST, encoded by the exons ATGTCTCTGCCCCCAGGCGCCCTCAG ACTTTTTGCCTTATTCCTCTTCATGGCTAAACATGGAGACGACCTGTACCAATACACGGGGAAGGAGTTCAAGTTGGCGGTAGCAGCTTACTTGGTGGTGGAGCTCCTGATATATTACCACTACCATGGACGGAAAACTACCACCAAATCTAag AAGAGGGTGTCCTTTGCACTCCCAGGACTAAGTGAGACTGGCTGTAAAGTGAGGCTGACTGAGACAGGAATTTCAATTTTAAAA AGACCAGCCGTCACCAATGGAAGTGTTACCCAGAGAGAAGTCCCAGAAGAACCAGAAGTTCTTGTTGTCGGTGCGGGAGTCCTGGGATCAGCCATGGCGGCCGCGCTGGGACAAGATAGGAGGAGGGTGGTCGTGATCGAGCGCGACTTGCGGCAACCTGACAGGATTGTGGGGGAACTCTTACAGCCAGGCGGGGTGCAAGCTCTCAGGGCTCTGGGTCTTGGCG GTGCTGTGGAAGGCATCGACGCCCATCATGTTCAAGGCTATGTGGTCCACGACCTTGACTCTGGTAAGAATGTGAAGCTACACTACCCCAAGGACGAGAGCTGCACGGTGATGGAGGGACGGTCCTTCCACCATGGCAGATTCATCATGGGACTCCGCAAGGaagcacagaaacaagcaaG TGTAAGCATGATGGAGGGAACAGTGACAAGACTATTGGAGGAAGATGGACGCATTGTGGGAGTGGTCTACAAGGACAAGCAGACAGACACCGTCAAG GAGTTGCGAGCTCCCCTCACGGTGGTAGCAGACGGCTGCTTCTCGCGGTTCCGTAAGACCCTGGTGAAGTCCAAGGTGAACACCACCTCCCACTTTGTGGGGACCATCATGATCAACTGTCCACAGTTTGAGAAGCACCACGCAGAGGTCATCTTGGCATACCCCAGTCCTATTCTGGTCTACCAGATAGCTTCTAATGATACCAG GGTGCTGGTGGATATACAGGGAGACATGCCACGAGACATGAAACATTACTTGAGCACCAAGATTCTGCCACAGCTACCAG ATCACCTAAAAGAGCCATTCACGGATGCCTTGCAGAATGACAGGGTACGGAGCATGCCCAATAGCTTCCTTCCACCAGCCCCTGTTCAGAAGCCTG GCGTCCTACTGCTGGGTGATGCCTACAACATGAGACATCCCCTGACGGGGGGCGGCATGAGTGTGGCCCTGAACGACGTCCTGATCTGGCGAGGCCTGATCCAGCGAATCCCCGACCTCGGCAACGCCACGGCCGTGTCCCAGGCGCTGAAGGACTTCCACTGGGGCAGGAAGCAGTCCCACTCCTTTGTGGTGAATGTGCTGGCAATGGCACTGTATCAGCTGTTTGCTGCTCAAGATG AACATTTGAAGCAGATGAAGCAGGCATGTTTCAACTACTTTGACCTGGGTGGGACTGCTCAGTCTGGGCCTATTGGACTGCTATCTGT GTTGACCCCTAGACCCACCCTCCTGATTGGTCACTTCTTTGCTGTTGCAATGTATGCTGGGTACTTTGCCTTCAAGTCCCAGCCGTGGTGGGCCGTCCACCGTGCTGTGTACAACTTTGCCGCCATTTTGTACAAAGCCTGTGGGATTCTGTTTCCCCTAATCTGGTCAGAGTTCTATTCTGTCTACCTATCGACATAG
- the LOC136427634 gene encoding squalene monooxygenase-like isoform X2 — protein sequence MSLPPGALRLFALFLFMAKHGDDLYQYTGKEFKLAVAAYLVVELLIYYHYHGRKTTTKSKRVSFALPGLSETGCKVRLTETGISILKRPAVTNGSVTQREVPEEPEVLVVGAGVLGSAMAAALGQDRRRVVVIERDLRQPDRIVGELLQPGGVQALRALGLGGAVEGIDAHHVQGYVVHDLDSGKNVKLHYPKDESCTVMEGRSFHHGRFIMGLRKEAQKQASVSMMEGTVTRLLEEDGRIVGVVYKDKQTDTVKELRAPLTVVADGCFSRFRKTLVKSKVNTTSHFVGTIMINCPQFEKHHAEVILAYPSPILVYQIASNDTRVLVDIQGDMPRDMKHYLSTKILPQLPDHLKEPFTDALQNDRVRSMPNSFLPPAPVQKPGVLLLGDAYNMRHPLTGGGMSVALNDVLIWRGLIQRIPDLGNATAVSQALKDFHWGRKQSHSFVVNVLAMALYQLFAAQDEHLKQMKQACFNYFDLGGTAQSGPIGLLSVLTPRPTLLIGHFFAVAMYAGYFAFKSQPWWAVHRAVYNFAAILYKACGILFPLIWSEFYSVYLST from the exons ATGTCTCTGCCCCCAGGCGCCCTCAG ACTTTTTGCCTTATTCCTCTTCATGGCTAAACATGGAGACGACCTGTACCAATACACGGGGAAGGAGTTCAAGTTGGCGGTAGCAGCTTACTTGGTGGTGGAGCTCCTGATATATTACCACTACCATGGACGGAAAACTACCACCAAATCTAag AGGGTGTCCTTTGCACTCCCAGGACTAAGTGAGACTGGCTGTAAAGTGAGGCTGACTGAGACAGGAATTTCAATTTTAAAA AGACCAGCCGTCACCAATGGAAGTGTTACCCAGAGAGAAGTCCCAGAAGAACCAGAAGTTCTTGTTGTCGGTGCGGGAGTCCTGGGATCAGCCATGGCGGCCGCGCTGGGACAAGATAGGAGGAGGGTGGTCGTGATCGAGCGCGACTTGCGGCAACCTGACAGGATTGTGGGGGAACTCTTACAGCCAGGCGGGGTGCAAGCTCTCAGGGCTCTGGGTCTTGGCG GTGCTGTGGAAGGCATCGACGCCCATCATGTTCAAGGCTATGTGGTCCACGACCTTGACTCTGGTAAGAATGTGAAGCTACACTACCCCAAGGACGAGAGCTGCACGGTGATGGAGGGACGGTCCTTCCACCATGGCAGATTCATCATGGGACTCCGCAAGGaagcacagaaacaagcaaG TGTAAGCATGATGGAGGGAACAGTGACAAGACTATTGGAGGAAGATGGACGCATTGTGGGAGTGGTCTACAAGGACAAGCAGACAGACACCGTCAAG GAGTTGCGAGCTCCCCTCACGGTGGTAGCAGACGGCTGCTTCTCGCGGTTCCGTAAGACCCTGGTGAAGTCCAAGGTGAACACCACCTCCCACTTTGTGGGGACCATCATGATCAACTGTCCACAGTTTGAGAAGCACCACGCAGAGGTCATCTTGGCATACCCCAGTCCTATTCTGGTCTACCAGATAGCTTCTAATGATACCAG GGTGCTGGTGGATATACAGGGAGACATGCCACGAGACATGAAACATTACTTGAGCACCAAGATTCTGCCACAGCTACCAG ATCACCTAAAAGAGCCATTCACGGATGCCTTGCAGAATGACAGGGTACGGAGCATGCCCAATAGCTTCCTTCCACCAGCCCCTGTTCAGAAGCCTG GCGTCCTACTGCTGGGTGATGCCTACAACATGAGACATCCCCTGACGGGGGGCGGCATGAGTGTGGCCCTGAACGACGTCCTGATCTGGCGAGGCCTGATCCAGCGAATCCCCGACCTCGGCAACGCCACGGCCGTGTCCCAGGCGCTGAAGGACTTCCACTGGGGCAGGAAGCAGTCCCACTCCTTTGTGGTGAATGTGCTGGCAATGGCACTGTATCAGCTGTTTGCTGCTCAAGATG AACATTTGAAGCAGATGAAGCAGGCATGTTTCAACTACTTTGACCTGGGTGGGACTGCTCAGTCTGGGCCTATTGGACTGCTATCTGT GTTGACCCCTAGACCCACCCTCCTGATTGGTCACTTCTTTGCTGTTGCAATGTATGCTGGGTACTTTGCCTTCAAGTCCCAGCCGTGGTGGGCCGTCCACCGTGCTGTGTACAACTTTGCCGCCATTTTGTACAAAGCCTGTGGGATTCTGTTTCCCCTAATCTGGTCAGAGTTCTATTCTGTCTACCTATCGACATAG
- the LOC136427634 gene encoding squalene monooxygenase-like isoform X3: protein MSLPPGALRLFALFLFMAKHGDDLYQYTGKEFKLAVAAYLVVELLIYYHYHGRKTTTKSKRPAVTNGSVTQREVPEEPEVLVVGAGVLGSAMAAALGQDRRRVVVIERDLRQPDRIVGELLQPGGVQALRALGLGGAVEGIDAHHVQGYVVHDLDSGKNVKLHYPKDESCTVMEGRSFHHGRFIMGLRKEAQKQASVSMMEGTVTRLLEEDGRIVGVVYKDKQTDTVKELRAPLTVVADGCFSRFRKTLVKSKVNTTSHFVGTIMINCPQFEKHHAEVILAYPSPILVYQIASNDTRVLVDIQGDMPRDMKHYLSTKILPQLPDHLKEPFTDALQNDRVRSMPNSFLPPAPVQKPGVLLLGDAYNMRHPLTGGGMSVALNDVLIWRGLIQRIPDLGNATAVSQALKDFHWGRKQSHSFVVNVLAMALYQLFAAQDEHLKQMKQACFNYFDLGGTAQSGPIGLLSVLTPRPTLLIGHFFAVAMYAGYFAFKSQPWWAVHRAVYNFAAILYKACGILFPLIWSEFYSVYLST from the exons ATGTCTCTGCCCCCAGGCGCCCTCAG ACTTTTTGCCTTATTCCTCTTCATGGCTAAACATGGAGACGACCTGTACCAATACACGGGGAAGGAGTTCAAGTTGGCGGTAGCAGCTTACTTGGTGGTGGAGCTCCTGATATATTACCACTACCATGGACGGAAAACTACCACCAAATCTAag AGACCAGCCGTCACCAATGGAAGTGTTACCCAGAGAGAAGTCCCAGAAGAACCAGAAGTTCTTGTTGTCGGTGCGGGAGTCCTGGGATCAGCCATGGCGGCCGCGCTGGGACAAGATAGGAGGAGGGTGGTCGTGATCGAGCGCGACTTGCGGCAACCTGACAGGATTGTGGGGGAACTCTTACAGCCAGGCGGGGTGCAAGCTCTCAGGGCTCTGGGTCTTGGCG GTGCTGTGGAAGGCATCGACGCCCATCATGTTCAAGGCTATGTGGTCCACGACCTTGACTCTGGTAAGAATGTGAAGCTACACTACCCCAAGGACGAGAGCTGCACGGTGATGGAGGGACGGTCCTTCCACCATGGCAGATTCATCATGGGACTCCGCAAGGaagcacagaaacaagcaaG TGTAAGCATGATGGAGGGAACAGTGACAAGACTATTGGAGGAAGATGGACGCATTGTGGGAGTGGTCTACAAGGACAAGCAGACAGACACCGTCAAG GAGTTGCGAGCTCCCCTCACGGTGGTAGCAGACGGCTGCTTCTCGCGGTTCCGTAAGACCCTGGTGAAGTCCAAGGTGAACACCACCTCCCACTTTGTGGGGACCATCATGATCAACTGTCCACAGTTTGAGAAGCACCACGCAGAGGTCATCTTGGCATACCCCAGTCCTATTCTGGTCTACCAGATAGCTTCTAATGATACCAG GGTGCTGGTGGATATACAGGGAGACATGCCACGAGACATGAAACATTACTTGAGCACCAAGATTCTGCCACAGCTACCAG ATCACCTAAAAGAGCCATTCACGGATGCCTTGCAGAATGACAGGGTACGGAGCATGCCCAATAGCTTCCTTCCACCAGCCCCTGTTCAGAAGCCTG GCGTCCTACTGCTGGGTGATGCCTACAACATGAGACATCCCCTGACGGGGGGCGGCATGAGTGTGGCCCTGAACGACGTCCTGATCTGGCGAGGCCTGATCCAGCGAATCCCCGACCTCGGCAACGCCACGGCCGTGTCCCAGGCGCTGAAGGACTTCCACTGGGGCAGGAAGCAGTCCCACTCCTTTGTGGTGAATGTGCTGGCAATGGCACTGTATCAGCTGTTTGCTGCTCAAGATG AACATTTGAAGCAGATGAAGCAGGCATGTTTCAACTACTTTGACCTGGGTGGGACTGCTCAGTCTGGGCCTATTGGACTGCTATCTGT GTTGACCCCTAGACCCACCCTCCTGATTGGTCACTTCTTTGCTGTTGCAATGTATGCTGGGTACTTTGCCTTCAAGTCCCAGCCGTGGTGGGCCGTCCACCGTGCTGTGTACAACTTTGCCGCCATTTTGTACAAAGCCTGTGGGATTCTGTTTCCCCTAATCTGGTCAGAGTTCTATTCTGTCTACCTATCGACATAG